AGGCCGCCATGGAGCAGCTGCACGTGCAGTGGATGGACGAGCCGGGCCCGACCGACGTGCTGAGCTTCCCGATGGACGAGCTGCGCCCCGGAACCGACGACGAGATCACCCCCGCGGGGCTGCTCGGCGACATCGTGCTGTGCCCGCAGGTGGCGATCGAGCAGGCGAGGTCCGCCGGGCACTCCACCCAGGACGAGCTGCAACTGCTGACCGCGCACGGACTCCTGCACCTGCTCGGCTTCGACCACGCCGAACCCGATGAGGAGAAGGAGATGTTCGGGCTGCAGCGCGACATCCTGGTCGGGTACGCCCACTCCCAGCGACGACGGTAGGCGACGGTGATCGGGCTGTTCATCGCCGCCGCCGTGCTCGCGGTCGCCTTCGGCGGCCTGCTCGCGGCGGTCGACGCGGCCCTCTCGGTGCTGTCGCGCACCGATCTCGTGGATCTCGCGGCACATCACCGCGCACGGAAGTCGCTGCTCGCGATCTCGGCCGACATCGGCGCGCACGTCAACGCGGTCAACTTCATGCGCGTCGTGTCGGAGTCGTTCGCGGCGGTGCTCGTGACGCTCACCTTCGCCGAGGTGCTCGAACAGTGGTGGTGGGTGCTGCTGGCGAGCGCCATCGTCATGACGGGCACCTCCTTCGTGCTCGTCGGCTCGAGCCCGCGCAGCGTCGGGCGCGCGCACGCGAAGGGGGTCGTGTCGTTCTCGGCGCTCATCGTGCGGGCGGTGCGGGTCATCCTGGGGCCGGTCGCGGATGCCCTCGTCGCGCTCGGCAACCGGGTCACCCCGGGGCGCCCCAAGACCGCGGTGACCTTCTCGAGCGAGGAGCAGCTGCTGTCGATGGTCGATGAGGCCACCGAGCTCGAGGTGCTCGAGGAGGACGACCGCGAGCTCATCCATTCGATCTTCGAGTGGGGCGACACCGTGGTGCGCGAGGTGATGGTCCCGCGCACCGACATGGTCACGATCGACGCGGACGCATCCATCGGCGCGGCCCTCGGCCAGTTCTTCCGCACCGGCGTCTCGCGCATCCCGGTGATCGGCAAGGACGCCGACGAGGTGCTCGGCGTGCTTTACCTGCGGGATGTGGCGCGCATCAGCCACGAGCAGCCGCTCGATGCCGCATCCATCGCGGTGAGCGAGCTCGCGCGTCCCGCGGTGTTCATCCCGGAGTCGAAGAAGGCCGACGACACCCTGCGGCAGATGCAGCTCGACCGGGCGCACCTCGCGATGGTCGTGGACGAGTACGGCGGCATCGCGGGACTCGTCACCCTCGAGGACCTCATCGAGGAGCTCGTGGGCGACATCTCGGACGAGTACGACCGCGACCTCGACGAGATCGAGCAGGTGGCCGACGGCGTGTACCGGGTGAGCGCCCGACTCGCGGTCGACGAACTGGGCGACCTGTTCGGGCTCGAACTCGACGACGACGACGTGGACTCGGTGGGCGGGCTGCTCACGAAGGGGCTCGGGCGCCTCCCGGTTCCGGGATCGACCGCCACGGTGTCGGGGCTCGTCCTCACCGCCGAGCGCACGGAGGGGCGACGCAAGCACCTCACGACCGTCATCGTCGAGCGGGACGCCGCCCTCCTCGAGGCGGAGGACGCCTTCGCGGCCGACGCGGGCACCGAGACGACCAAGGTGGAGGAGAAGAAGCGATGACCGAGACCGCACCCGGATTCCGCGCGGGCTTCGCCACCTTCGTGGGGCGCCCGAACGTGGGCAAGTCGACGCTCACCAACGCGCTCGTCGGCGAGAAGGTGGCGATCACCTCGCCCAAGCCGCAGACCACGCGATCCGCCATCCGCGGCATCGTGCACACGGGCGGCGGGCAGCTCGTGATCGTCGACACCCCCGGCATCCACCGGCCCCGCACCCTGCTGGGCGAGCGGCTCAACGCCGTGGTCACCTCGATCCTGGGCGACGTGGACGTGATCGGCTTCTGCCTGCCGGCCGACGAGAAGATCGGCCCGGGCGATCGCTTCATCAACGAGCAGCTCGACCGGTTCCCGCGGGCGAAGAAGGTGGCGATCGTGACCAAGATCGACGCCGTGCCGCGGCCCGCGGTGGCCGAGCAGCTGCTCGCGATCAGCGAGCTGCGCGACTGGGAGGCGATCGTGCCGGTGTCGGCGACGAGCCGCATCCAGCTCGACACCCTGCTCACCCAGCTCATCGGGCTGCTGCCGGAGTCGCCGCCGCTGTATCCGGACGACGCCGTCACCGACGAGACGCTCGAGCACCGCATCGCCGAGCTCATCCGCGAGGCGGCGCTCGAGGGGGTCTCCGACGAGCTGCCGCACTCGCTCGCGGTGACGATCGACGACATCGTGGAGCGCGACGACAAGGAGCTCGTCGAGGTGTACGCGAACCTGTGGGTGGAGCGCGACAGCCAGAAGGGCATCATCATCGGCAAGGGCGGCGCCCGCCTGCAGGAGGTGGGCGCCCGTGCCCGCGCCGGCATCGAGCCCCTGGTCGGCAGCCAGGTCTACCTGAACCTGCGCGTCAAGGTCGCCCCCAACTGGCAGCGCGATCCCAAGCACCTCTCCCGCCTCGGCTTCTAGCCCGCGAGGTGTCACTTATTGCACTTTTCGCGCCCGAATCCTGCAGCTTCTGACATCTCGGCAGCTGTGGATGGGGAGAGCATTCACAGATGTGAGGCGGATCGGGGCGTGCGCGGGGTGCTTCGCGCAAAGGTTCCGGCATGGAACCGCTACCGGAGTCGCTCGTGGGACGCGCATTCAGCGTGCGTGAAGCCGCCGTCGAGGGGGTAGCCGTCAGTCGTCTGAGGCGAAAGGGTCTCGTGACGCCGTTCCGCGGGGTTCGCGCGCCCGCGGATGGCGAGCGAGATCTTGAGTCGCTGTGTCGCGCGTACGTCGAGCGCATGGCCGAAGACCAGTACTTCAGCCATCTCACGGCGGCGCGGCTGCACGGATTCTGGCTTCCGTCGCGGTTCCAGCTCGGCGAGCCCATCCACGTGTCGGTCACCGACACCGCGCGGGCGCCGCGCATCCCGGGTGTGGTCGGCCACCACGTCGATCCCGATCGCGCCGCGTGGACCTGGTTGGACGGCCTCCCGGTTGCGGTACCGCTTGAGGCGGCGCGGATGCTGGCCCCGGCGTTGAGCATCGAGGCTCTGGTCGTGGTGCTCGACTCGCTTCGTCAGCGCTCCGGACGGCTGGTCAGTGAACCCGAGCTCCTCTACATGCTCGCGAAGCACGGTGGTCAGCGCGGGGTGCGCAAGTTGCGGGCTGCGTTCGCACTGAGCAGAGAGGGGTCTGCGTCGGCGAAGGAGACGACGTTGAGGCGCGGGGTGGTGCGGGCGGGCCTGCCCGAGCCGGAGGTCAACGCCCTCATCTCCCGGCCGGGCGAGCCTGAACGCTACGGCGACCTCGTGTGGCGGCGGTGGCGGGTGGTCGCCGAATACGAGGGCGTCCAGCATCAGTCCGACCGAGGCACCTATGTCGGTGACATCACGCGATTCGAGGAGCTCTCGCCCGAGTGGTCGTTCGTCCGCGTGACCAAGGAGCATCTCGCCGATTTCCGCGCCATCGCCGTCCGCATCCTTCGCGCGAGGCGTCAGTAGTTGCAGAATCCGGCGCCGAAACCTGCAACAGATGACATCTCGCGGGATACATCTGGGGGATGATTTCGGGGGCGTGGGGGCGGGGCGGAGGCTGGGGGCGCGTACCGTGAGGGGCATGTTCCGGCGGCTCACGACGACCCAGCTCGTCGTCGACATCATCGTCGCCGTCGCGTTCCTCGGGTTGAGCGTCGTCATGATCTACGGGGTCCGCGTGAGCTACGGCGGGATCTCCGACAGCGGGCTCTGGCAGGCGATCGTGCTGATCGGGATGTCGGGTGCCCTCGCGCTGCGCCGCCTCGCACCGGGTCTCGCCCTCGGCGTGGCGTGGATCACCGCCGTGACGCAGATGCTCGCAGGTGTCGTGCCGAATCCCGCCAACCTCGCGACCTTCGCGGTGGTCTACGCGGCCGCGGCCTACGGCACCTCGCTCGTGCGCTGGCTCGCCCTCGCCTCCGCCCTCGTCGCACCCGTGACGATCACCTTCTACGTGCTCTTCACGCAGGGCTTCGGGGATCTCAGCTTCTGTCTGCAGTTCCAGTACGCCTATTGCGCGAGCTATGTGCCCGAGCTCGCCGGGCGCGCGGTCGGCTGGTTCGTCGCGTTCGCCTTCTCCTTCCTGCTCGCCTGGACGATCGGGCAACTCGTGCGCACCCGCATCCGCGCGCGCGCGAGCCGGGAGGCGACGATCGCCGCCGAGCTCGAGATCGCCGCCGAGCAGGAGCGCACGCGGATCGCGCGCGACATGCACGACGTGGTGGCGCATTCGCTCGCCGTGGTGGTCGCTCAGGCCGATGGGGCGCGCTACGTCGCCGAGACCGATCCGGACGCCACCCGCGAGGCGCTGCGGGCGATCGCGACGACCGCACGCGAGGCGCTCGCCGACGTGCGCGTGCTGCTCGCCCAGCTGCGCTTCCCCCAGGAGGACGGCCCGCAGCCGACCCTCGTCGACCTCGACCGCCTGTACGGCCAGGTCCGGCAGTCGGGCCTCAGCCTCGTGGAGGAGACCACGGGCACCCCGCTGGCGCTCGGTGCAGCCCAGCAGCTCGCGGTGTACCGCATCGTGCAGGAGTCGCTCACCAACGCGCTGCGCCACGCCGACACGGCGAAGGACGTGCTCGTGCGCTTCGACTGGACGCGCTACGGCCTCGAGATCGGCATCCAGAGCGCGCTGCCCGAGTTGAAGCCCCGCACGGGCGTCATCCACCTCGCGTCCGCGGCCCACGAGGGCCACGGCATCGCGGGCATGACCGAGCGCGCCGCCCTCACGGGGGGCTGGCTCCGGACGCGCACCGAATCCGGACGCTTCATCGTGACCGCGTGGCTCCCCGTCGCGCAGGCGACCACCCTCGAACCGCCGCCGTTCCCGACCGCGAACCCGGAGCCCGCCCGATGACCTCCCCGATCCGCGTCGCGCTCGTCGACGACCAGGCGCTGTTCCGCACCGGCATCCGGATGCTCGTGAGCTCGCAGGCGGACCTGGAGTTCGCGGGCGAGGCGGGTGACGGTCTCGAGGGGGTGGCGCTCGCGGCGCGGGTGCAGCCCGACGTCGTGCTCATGGACATCCGGATGCCTGTCATGGACGGCATCGAGTCGACCGAACGCATCCTCTCCGCCGCCGACGCGGCGGGCCGCGAGAGTCCGCGGGTGATCGTGCTCACCACCTTCGACCTGGACGAGGCGGCCACGCGCGCCATCCGGGCGGGGGCGAGCGGGTTCCTGCTGAAGGACTCCGACCCCGAGTTCCTGCTCGCCGCGATCCGCACGGTGCACGCGGGGACCGCGGTGATCGCGCCCTCGGCGACGCGCGAGCTGTTCGAGCACTTCGACTCGCGTGGTGCATCCGTGAGCGAGCCGCCGGAGTTCGGGGCGCTCACCGCCCGGGAACGCGACATCTTCCTGCTGGCGGGCCGCGGCCTGAGCAACTCGGAGATCGCGCGCAGCGAGTTCGTCTCGGAGGCCACCGTGAAGACCCACATCTCGCGCATCCTCGCGAAACTGGGGCTGCGGGACCGCGTGCAGCTCGTCGTCTACGCCTTCGAGCACCGCCTGCTCGACTGACCGGCCATCATCCGTGCGGGGGATGCGGATGGGCCTGGCGCGGGATGTGCGCCACCCGCGGTGGTTCCTAGCGTCGAAGCATGGACCTCACCACCAGCATCCCCACCGTCACCGGCAATCCCGCCGCCGCGAGCCTCGTCGCCCGCGTCGAGAACCTCACGAAGAGCTACGGCGCCCACCTCTCCCGGGTCGACGCCCTGCGGGAGGTGACCCTCGGCATCCGCCGCGGGGAGTTCACCGCGGTCATGGGGCCGTCGGGCTCCGGCAAGTCGACGCTCATGCACATCATGGCCGGCCTCGACTCGCCCACTGCGGGCCGGGTCTGGCTCGGCGACAGCGAGATCGGCTCGCTCGGCGACGACCAGCTGACGCTGCTGCGCCGTCGCCGCGTCGGCTTCGTCTTCCAGGCGTTCAACCTCGTGCCCACGCTCGATGTCGAAGGCAACCTGCTGCTGCCGTTCGAGCTCGACGGTCGCACCCCGAGCCCGCAGGAGCGCGCCTGGATCGACGAGCTCGAGACGGTGCTCGGCCTCGACTCCCGCCTGAGCCACCGTCCGCACGAGCTCTCCGGCGGCCAGCAGCAGCGCGTCGCCATCGCGCGGGCCCTCGTGACCCGACCCGAGCTGGTGTTCGCCGACGAGCCCACCGGCAACCTCGACTCCCGCACGGGCCGCGAGGTGCTTCAGGTGCTGCAGTCGGCGGCCCGCGGCTACGGCCAGTCGATCGCCATGGTCACCCACGACCCGGTGGCGGCGAGCTTCGCCGACCGGGTCTTGTTCCTCGCCGACGGCCGTCTCGTGGACGACCGCTCCGGGATGTCGGCCGCCGAGATCGCGAACTACATGCTCGCGATGGACCAGGCCGCCTGATGGCCGCCGTGTCGACCTCGACGGGCCTGCGCGAGCACGGTTCCTCGATCCTCGTGGCGGGGCTCTCCGCCGCGTTCGGCGTCGCCCTGCTGCAGGTGACGGGTGCGCTCACCGACGTGATCCGCGCCGACGACGTGCTGGGCGCGAGCGCGACCGTCACGGCGATCCTCGGGATCATCGCCGTCGTGTTCCTGGTGATCGCGGTCTACGTCGGCTCGATCGTTACGGCCAACACCTTCGCGACGATCGTGGCCGGTCGCGCGCGACTCATCGCCCTGCTGCGGCTCGTGGGCGCGAGTGCGCGGGCGCAGCGCCGCGCGGTGGCCCGTGAGGGGCTGGTGGTGGGCGCGCTGGGATCGGCGGCCGGCGCGGTCGTCGGCACGGCGATCGCGCTCGGGCTGGAGCGGACGGGGGTCGCGCTGGGATGGCTTCCGGATGTCGCGCACGACTGGTTCCGTCCGATGCTGCTCGTGCCGGTCGTGGTCGTCGTGCTGACCACCTGGCTCGCCTCGTGGATCGGGTCGCGGCGGGTGCTGAGCGTCACGCCCCTGCAGGCGATCGGCGGCTCGCAACCGCTGTCGCACGAGGCGGTCCGGGCGCGCCCTGCCCGCAATGCGGTGGCGATCGCGCTCATCGTGATCGGCTCCGGCCTGCTGGTGCTCGGCATGCTGGTGGGCCTCGTGAACCCGCTCGGTGTGCTCATCGGGCTCGTCGGCGGCGTGCTGTCGTTCTCGGGGGTCGTGTCCGGTGCCCACCTGTTCATGCCGCCCGCGCTGCGCCTCGTGGGGCGCATCCTGGGTCGCTCCCCGTCGGCCCGCCTCGCGGCCGCGAACGCCGTGCGCTACCCGGAGCGGGCATCCCGCACCACGATCGGCGTCGTGATCGGGGTGACCCTCGTCACGATGTTCGGGGTGGCGATCGCGAGCTTCCGCACGCTCATCGCGCAGGCGCAGGAGGCGCAGCCGGAGGTGTACCAGGGCATGGATGCGCTGCTCGACGCGCTCACCGCCGTGTTCTCGATCCTCGTGGGGGTGAGCGCCCTCATCGCCGCGGTCGGCCTCGTGAACGCCCTGTCGCTGAGCGTGCTGCAGCGCACCCGCGAGCTGGGGCTGCTGCGGGCGCTCGGGTTCTCGAGGAGCCAGCTGCGCCGGATGGTGCTCGCCGAGAGCGTGCAGCTCACCGCCACCGCGGTCGTGGTGGGGCTGCTGCTCGGCACCTTCTACGGCTGGGCGGGTGCGCAGTCGCTGCTCGGCTCGGCGCAGGGCATGCCGGGGATCGTCGCCCCCGGGGTGCCGTGGGCGACGATCGGCGCGGTCGTGGTCGCCGCCGCCGTGCTGACGATCGTGGCCACCGTCGCGCCCGCCCGCCGGGCCGCTCGGCTCGCACCTGTGGCGGCGCTCGCCGTCGACTGATCCGAGGGACGTGCCCGGAAGCGGAGGCTCAGGCGCTCTCGCGCCCGGGCGCCCCGCCGAGCAGGTCGACCGCGCCGGTCATCACGTCGCCCCGCATGAGGCCGTTGTCGTTGCGTGACACCAGGCACGACATGAAGTAGCGTGCGCCGTCGATCGGGGGATAGCGGTCGAGCGCCTCCCACTCCGGCGAGTCGTCGAAGATGCTCGCCCAGGCGTACATGGTGCTCCGATCGAATCCGAGCGCCACCTCCGAGACGAGGCCGTCGCACACCCCGGACGCCGTCTGCCAGTCGGCGTCGCTCAGCTGATCCATCGGCTTCACGAAGTCGATGCCGAACGCCGCCCGGGCGTCGAAGCTGAGGATCGTCTGGTCGGTGTGCGGCTCGTCGCACCAGGAGAACTCGATCGTGTCGTCGTCGCCGTAGATCCAGCAGTCCCGCATCTCGACCGGGTAGTCGGGGGAGAAGACATCTCGCACGGTGAGCTCGGCGGGCTCCCGGGTCGACTCCAGCCACCCGAGCGAGCAGAGGGTGCGATGCTCGCCCGCCACGAAGGCGGCGCGGGAGGCCAGCGAGCGGTCGACGGCCCACGGGCCGACGGGCATCACCCAGAGGGCGTTGAAGCTGTTGCCGATCTCGGGGCCCGACCATCCGACGGCCTCGCGGAGCGCCGTCGAGCAGAAGTCGTCCGCCCAGCTGAAGTAGCGGTCCACGAGCTCGCCCGAGTCGGCGGCGACGATCGTCGAGAACACGGTGCCGGGATCGCTCTGCGCGATCGCCTCCGCCATCCCGGGCCATTCGCCGATGCCGACCACGTCGTAGAGGTGGGGCGCCGTGCAGGGCACGAGCGAGGTCCAGTCGGAGTCGAGCCCGTTCATCTCGTCGAGGCAGTCGGCGATTCCGGGGGTCGCGCGGGACTCGGGAGCCGCCTCGACAGGTTCCGGGGTGACGACCTGGCGCGGGGGCAGCGGGATGTAGACGGTGGTGCAGCCGGTGAGGGCGACGGTGACGACGATCGCGATCAGGAGCACCGTGCGCCTCATCCAGAACTCCCCTCAGCTTCCATCGGTGAGCACACTGTAGCGGCAGGGATCGCCCGCTTCGCATCCCCCGAGCGGGCGGTGCTACCCTGAACGGGTGCGTTTCGGCCTTCTCCTTCTTAGCCGCCGCGACGGGTCCTAGTTCTCAGGCCTTCCCCGTCGCGGAGTCCGTTGTCGGCCGCACACGACTAGGAAGAAAAGAAGCATGAAGAACACCCAGACCCCCTCCTCGATGCCGATCCACCGGTATCGCCCGTACCACGAGCAGTTCCGCGTCGAGCTGCCGGATCGCACCTGGCCCGACACGCGCATCGAGAAGGCGCCCCTGTGGTGCGCCGTCGACCTCCGTGACGGCAACCAGGCCCTCATCGACCCGATGAGCCCCGAACGCAAGCGCATCATGTTCGACCTGCTGGTGCGGATGGGCTACAAGCAGATCGAGGTGGGCTTCCCCTCGGCGAGCCAGACCGACTTCGACTTCGTGCGGCAGCTCATCGAGGAAGGCCTCATCCCGGACGACGTCACCATCCAGGTGCTCACCCAGGCGCGCGACCACCTCATCGAGCGCACCTACGAGTCGATCCGCGGCGCCAAGAACGTGATCGTGCACCTCTACAACTCGACGAGCGTGCTGCAGCGCGACGTCGTGTTCCGCACCGACCGGCAGGGGGTCATCGACATCGCCCTGCACGGCGCGCGGAAGTGCCGCGAGCTCGAGGCGACCGTGCCCGGAACCAACGTCTTCTACGAGTACTCGCCGGAGAGCTACACCGGCACCGAGCTCGAGTTCGCGGTGGAGGTCTGCAACCAGGTGATCGAGGTGTTCGAGCCGACCCCCGAGCGCAAGGTCATCATCAACCTGCCCTCGACCGTCGAGATGGCCACCCCGAACGTCTACGCCGACTCGATCGAGTGGATGAGCCGCCACCTCGCCCACCGCGAGAACGTCATCCTGAGCCTGCACCCCCACAACGACCGCGGCACCGCGATCGCGGCGGCGGAGCTCGGCTACCAGGCCGGCGCCGACCGCATCGAGGGATGCCTGTTCGGCAACGGGGAGCGCACCGGCAACGTCGACCTCGTCGCGCTCGGCATCAACCTGTTCACCCAGGGCATCGATCCGCAGATCGACTTCTCCGACCTCGACGCGATCCGGGTGACCGCCGAGTACTGCAACCAGCTGAAGGTGCACGAGCGCAGCCCGTGGGCGGGCGACCTCGTGTACACGGCCTTCTCGGGCTCCCACCAGGACGCCATCAAGAAGGGCTTCGAGTCGATGGAGGCCGAGGCCGCGCGCCGTGGCGTCCCGGTGACCGAGCTCGAGTGGGCGGTGCCCTACCTGCCGGTCGACCCGAAGGATCTGGGCCGCGGCTACGAGGCCGTCGTGCGCGTCAACTCGCAGTCGGGCAAGGGCGGGGTCGCCTACCTGCTCAAGACCGACCACGCCCTCGACCTGCCCCGCAAGCTGCAGATCGAGTTCAGCGCCGTCGTGCAGGCGAAGACGGACGCCGAGGGCGGCGAGGTCACGAGCGAGCAGATCTGGGAGATCTTCCAGGACGAGTACCTGCCGGCCGCCGACCCGACCGACAAGTGGGGCCGCTACGAACTGCTCTCGACCCGCACCGCGAGCGAGCTCACGGGCGTGGTGAGCCTCGACCTGCGCTGGCGCGTGGGCGAGGAGGTCTCGGACGTGCACGGCGAGGGGAACGGACCCATCGCGGCGTTCCTCGGCATCCTGGCGGCGCAGGGCCACGAGATCAAGCTCTACGACTACGTCGAGCACGCGCTCAGCGCCTCCGGCGACGCGCAGGCGGCCGCCTACGTCGAGCTGCAGGTGGGCGACAAGCGACTGTGGGGCGTGGGCATCGACGCCGACATCTCGACGGCGTCCCTCAAGGCGGTCGTGTCGGCGGTCAACCGCGCGGTGCGCCACGAGTCGGGCGACCTGGCCCTCGCCGCCGTCTGAGCGCGTCACGTCCGTTCACGCGAGGGTGGCGCGGGGACTCAGCGAGCGGATGAGGTCGGCGAGACCGTCGACCCCGCTCGACGCCTGGATCTCCGCGCCGATCCGGGCGCTCGCGCGCGCGTAGCGGTCGTCGGCGAGCACCTCCCGCACGGCATCGCGGATGGCGGATGCGGTGGGCGTGCCGGTCCGGAGGTTCACGCCGACCCCCGCCCACGCGACCCGTGCCGCGGTCTCGGGCTTGTCCTCGGTGTCGCCCGCCACCACGATCGGCACACCGCGCTCGAGCGCGTAGTGCAGGCCGCCGTAGCCGCCGTTGGTGACGAAGACGTCGACGCGCGGCATGAGCTCGGCGTAGGGGAGCATTTCGGCTGCGCGGGCGTTGGCGGGCAGCTCGCCGAGCTCGGCGACGGGTTTGCCGCCCGTGCTGACCACGACCAGCACGTCCTCCTCGGCGAGGGCGTCGAGGGTGGGGCGGATGAGCTCGCCGAGGTTCTCGTTGGCGACGGTGCCCTGGGTGACGTGCACCACGGGCGTGCCGCCGTCGAGGTCGTGCCACCACGATGGCCGGGCGTGATCCGAGGGGGCGAGCCGTGAGACGGGGCCGAAGAATCGCAGCTTCGCGGGACCGTCGCTGCGCGGGTACTCGAACGACGGCACCGTGAACTGGGCGATCGCGTCGGCGTACCGCGGCCAGTCGAGGAAGAAGCCGCCCATGTCGTGTCCGGTCATCTCGCGCATCGCCGCGTCCGCGCTGCGCTGGTTCTCGCGGAACAGCACGTGCTGCATGGCCCAGGCGAGCACGCGATTCCGGATGCGCCCGAGCGGGCTCGCGTCGGGCGCGAGGCCGAGGCCGAACGGCGCCACGTCGCGGCTGCCGACTCCGAGGGGGAGGATCCCGCAGACCACGACCGGGGGGTGTCCCGGGGTGTGGAGGAGCCCCGCACTCCCGGAGAACCCGGACTCGGTGAGCACGGCGTCGACCGGCTCCTCGGCGATGGCGGCGAGCAGCGCCCGATACTGGGCGGCCGCAGGCCGGATGAACACCCGGTCGAGGTTCTCGCGCAATGCCGCCGTCCCGCTCAGGCGACGCTCGTCGATGTCGCGTACGACGTCACTCTCGAGCTGGTCCGCTTCGGCGGGCAAGGGGAGGAACTCGGCGCCGGTGGCGCGCACGCGGTCGGCGAAGGCGGCGCCGGTGAGGAAGCGGACGCGGATGTCGAGTTCGGTGAACCGGCGGGCGACGCCGAGCATGGGGGCGACGTGCCCCTCGAAGGGGATCGCGCCGAGGAGGACGGTGGTCATGGGGTGCTCTTTCGATGGTGGATGGTATGATGGACAGGTGAATACGGTCGTTGAGTATTCACTACCATTCGAACCAAGTCAATACCCGGGAGACGCATGCCGACCGACACCCGCCGATACAGCTCCGAGCTCCGCGAGCAGCAGGCTGCCCAGACGCGCCAGCGCATCGTGGAGGCGGCGGTCGTGCGGTTCGGCCAGAACGGGTACGAGCGCACGACGCTCGCCGAGATCGCCGCGGAGGCGAAGGTGTCGGTCGAGACCGTCCGCGCGCACGGCCCCAAGTCGGCCCTCGTGCTCGCGGCGGTCGAGTGCGTCAGCTACGACCACGAAGTCCAGCCGTTCATCGAGAGCGAGCTCGGCCAGGGCTACCTCGCCCAGACGGATCCGGAGTCGTACCTCGATCACGCGGTGCGGGTCAGCCTCGAGATCAACAAGCTCAGCTTCGGCGCGTACGCCGCGCTCGCGAGTGCCGCCGCCGGCGATCCCGAGCTCGATCGCGCGCTCACCGCGCGTCTCGCCCTCGCGCGCGAGGAGATCGACCAGCTCGTGGGGATCTGCATCGATCGGGGCTGGGCGCGCACCGACCTGCCCCGGGACGAGCTCGTGGCATCCGTCTGGGTTCTCGTCATGCCGGAGACCTACGAGCGTCTCGTGCACCGGGCCGGATTCGACGACGAGCGCTACCTCGCCTGGCTGCGCCGCTCGCTC
The Protaetiibacter larvae DNA segment above includes these coding regions:
- a CDS encoding nucleotide disphospho-sugar-binding domain-containing protein; translated protein: MTTVLLGAIPFEGHVAPMLGVARRFTELDIRVRFLTGAAFADRVRATGAEFLPLPAEADQLESDVVRDIDERRLSGTAALRENLDRVFIRPAAAQYRALLAAIAEEPVDAVLTESGFSGSAGLLHTPGHPPVVVCGILPLGVGSRDVAPFGLGLAPDASPLGRIRNRVLAWAMQHVLFRENQRSADAAMREMTGHDMGGFFLDWPRYADAIAQFTVPSFEYPRSDGPAKLRFFGPVSRLAPSDHARPSWWHDLDGGTPVVHVTQGTVANENLGELIRPTLDALAEEDVLVVVSTGGKPVAELGELPANARAAEMLPYAELMPRVDVFVTNGGYGGLHYALERGVPIVVAGDTEDKPETAARVAWAGVGVNLRTGTPTASAIRDAVREVLADDRYARASARIGAEIQASSGVDGLADLIRSLSPRATLA
- the leuA gene encoding 2-isopropylmalate synthase, which produces MKNTQTPSSMPIHRYRPYHEQFRVELPDRTWPDTRIEKAPLWCAVDLRDGNQALIDPMSPERKRIMFDLLVRMGYKQIEVGFPSASQTDFDFVRQLIEEGLIPDDVTIQVLTQARDHLIERTYESIRGAKNVIVHLYNSTSVLQRDVVFRTDRQGVIDIALHGARKCRELEATVPGTNVFYEYSPESYTGTELEFAVEVCNQVIEVFEPTPERKVIINLPSTVEMATPNVYADSIEWMSRHLAHRENVILSLHPHNDRGTAIAAAELGYQAGADRIEGCLFGNGERTGNVDLVALGINLFTQGIDPQIDFSDLDAIRVTAEYCNQLKVHERSPWAGDLVYTAFSGSHQDAIKKGFESMEAEAARRGVPVTELEWAVPYLPVDPKDLGRGYEAVVRVNSQSGKGGVAYLLKTDHALDLPRKLQIEFSAVVQAKTDAEGGEVTSEQIWEIFQDEYLPAADPTDKWGRYELLSTRTASELTGVVSLDLRWRVGEEVSDVHGEGNGPIAAFLGILAAQGHEIKLYDYVEHALSASGDAQAAAYVELQVGDKRLWGVGIDADISTASLKAVVSAVNRAVRHESGDLALAAV
- a CDS encoding TetR/AcrR family transcriptional regulator — its product is MPTDTRRYSSELREQQAAQTRQRIVEAAVVRFGQNGYERTTLAEIAAEAKVSVETVRAHGPKSALVLAAVECVSYDHEVQPFIESELGQGYLAQTDPESYLDHAVRVSLEINKLSFGAYAALASAAAGDPELDRALTARLALAREEIDQLVGICIDRGWARTDLPRDELVASVWVLVMPETYERLVHRAGFDDERYLAWLRRSLAETIRPRG